In Bremerella cremea, a genomic segment contains:
- a CDS encoding type I restriction endonuclease subunit R encodes MNLHTEIKLEDEICEHLAASGWLYEAKDAAGYDRQLALFPADVIAWVKQTQPEAWERLEKNHGAAAEANLLKRLRGALDQSGTLDVLRFGFDVLGLSQPLKMAQFKPALAMNPDIVKRFEANRLRVVRQVRYSLSNENSIDLVLFLNGIPIATAELKTDNTQSLEDAVYQYKKDRDPAPKGKPAEPLLKFPSGALVHFAVSSSRVKMTTKLDGLKTFFLPFDLGDDGGAGNPLNPQGHRTAYLWEEVWQRDSLLEILGRYMVAELDKKKQIAKLIFPRYHQLAVTRKLKEAVLEEGPGHKYLIQHSAGSGKTNSIAWSAHFLADLHDADNRKVFDTVIVVSDRKVIDGQLQDVIDSFERTKGIVATIKGDKGSKSGELAEALSGSKKVVVCTIQTFPFALEEVRRLSASEGKRFAVIADEAHSSQTGEAASKLKQVLSAEEQQEMEDTGTISSEDVLAAEMASRASDKGITYVAFTATPKAKTLELFGRLPDPTKPGGEGNLPQPFHVYSMQQAIEEGFILDVLKNYTSYKVAFKLANAGKEFADSEVERSTATRELMNWVRLHPHNISQKVQIVVEHFRETVQPLLGGKAKAMVVVGSRVEAVRWQLAINRYIQEQGYPLRTLVAFSGEVDDKDSAPEPLKENSSLLNPDLNGRDIREAFKEDIYQILLVASKFQTGFDQPLLCGMYIDKRLAGIQAVQTLSRLNRCYPGKEDTFILDFVNEPDEILAAFKTYYTTAELSGVTDPELILTLRAKLDALGYYDEYEIQRVVKVVLDPKAKQKQLEAAITPVADRLLKRFSAAKEAYKQATEAKDEKAAEEAKDTMEALMMFRGDIGTYVRAYTFLSQIFDYGNTDFEKRAIFFKQLVRLLKFGREREGVDLSEVTMTHHRLWNKGKRSLGLSAHDAPKLDPLTEAGSGSVQEKEKALLSEIIEKLNDLFGADTTDGDQLSYANTVAEKALESETLQKQAANNSKEQFANSPDLGSEIMEAIMESMEVQEELSKRALGSPAIQAGLQRILLEKLGLYEKLRERAKAG; translated from the coding sequence ATGAACCTCCATACCGAAATCAAACTCGAAGACGAGATCTGCGAACACCTGGCCGCAAGCGGTTGGCTGTACGAGGCCAAGGACGCGGCTGGGTACGATCGGCAGTTGGCCCTCTTTCCGGCGGATGTTATCGCGTGGGTGAAGCAGACGCAGCCGGAGGCGTGGGAGCGGTTAGAGAAGAACCACGGCGCTGCGGCGGAAGCGAACTTGCTAAAACGCCTGCGGGGGGCACTCGACCAAAGCGGGACGCTCGATGTGCTGCGGTTTGGGTTCGATGTGCTGGGGTTATCGCAGCCGCTGAAGATGGCCCAGTTCAAGCCGGCCCTGGCAATGAACCCCGACATTGTGAAGCGGTTCGAGGCGAATCGCCTGCGGGTGGTGCGCCAGGTGAGGTACTCGCTGAGCAATGAGAACAGCATCGACCTGGTGTTGTTCTTAAATGGTATCCCGATCGCGACGGCGGAACTGAAGACCGACAACACGCAGAGCCTGGAAGATGCGGTTTATCAGTATAAGAAAGACCGCGACCCGGCCCCCAAAGGAAAGCCAGCGGAACCGCTACTGAAGTTCCCTTCTGGGGCGCTGGTTCATTTTGCCGTGAGCAGCAGCCGCGTGAAGATGACCACCAAGCTGGACGGCCTGAAGACTTTCTTCCTGCCTTTCGATCTGGGAGACGACGGCGGCGCTGGCAACCCGCTGAACCCCCAGGGGCACCGCACGGCGTACCTGTGGGAAGAGGTTTGGCAGCGAGATAGCCTGTTGGAGATTCTAGGCCGTTACATGGTGGCCGAGCTTGATAAGAAGAAGCAGATCGCCAAGTTGATCTTTCCGCGCTACCACCAGTTGGCTGTGACGCGGAAGCTGAAAGAAGCCGTGCTGGAAGAAGGCCCTGGGCACAAGTACCTGATTCAGCACTCGGCGGGCTCAGGCAAGACGAACTCGATCGCGTGGAGTGCCCACTTCCTGGCCGACCTGCACGATGCGGACAACCGGAAGGTGTTTGACACGGTGATTGTGGTTTCTGATCGGAAGGTGATCGACGGGCAACTGCAAGACGTGATCGACAGCTTCGAGCGTACCAAAGGAATTGTGGCGACGATCAAAGGAGACAAGGGAAGCAAGAGCGGCGAACTGGCCGAAGCGCTCTCGGGTAGCAAGAAGGTGGTGGTCTGTACCATCCAGACGTTCCCTTTCGCCCTGGAAGAGGTCCGCCGGCTCTCGGCTTCGGAAGGGAAACGTTTTGCGGTGATCGCCGACGAAGCCCACAGCAGCCAAACGGGCGAGGCAGCCTCGAAGCTGAAGCAGGTTCTCTCTGCTGAGGAACAGCAGGAAATGGAAGATACCGGCACGATCAGCAGCGAAGACGTGTTGGCCGCCGAGATGGCATCGCGGGCCAGTGATAAGGGGATCACTTACGTGGCCTTCACCGCGACCCCCAAAGCGAAAACGTTGGAGCTGTTCGGCCGCTTGCCTGATCCGACTAAGCCAGGCGGCGAAGGGAACCTACCGCAGCCGTTTCATGTTTATTCAATGCAGCAGGCGATCGAAGAAGGCTTTATTCTCGATGTGCTGAAGAACTACACGTCGTACAAGGTCGCCTTCAAGCTGGCCAACGCCGGCAAAGAGTTCGCCGATTCCGAAGTCGAACGCAGCACAGCCACCCGCGAGCTAATGAACTGGGTGCGGCTCCATCCGCACAATATCTCGCAGAAGGTCCAGATCGTGGTAGAGCACTTCCGCGAGACGGTTCAACCACTGCTCGGCGGCAAGGCCAAAGCCATGGTCGTGGTCGGAAGCCGTGTGGAAGCGGTCCGCTGGCAACTGGCCATCAACCGCTACATCCAAGAGCAAGGCTACCCTCTGCGGACACTGGTGGCGTTCTCGGGCGAAGTCGACGATAAAGACTCGGCCCCCGAACCACTGAAAGAAAATAGTTCTCTGCTAAACCCAGACCTCAACGGCCGCGATATTCGTGAAGCGTTCAAGGAAGACATCTACCAGATATTGTTGGTGGCCAGCAAGTTTCAAACCGGCTTCGATCAGCCGCTGCTGTGTGGCATGTACATCGACAAACGCCTGGCCGGCATTCAAGCAGTGCAGACTCTTTCGCGGTTGAATCGCTGCTACCCCGGCAAAGAGGATACATTCATCCTCGATTTCGTGAACGAGCCCGACGAGATCCTGGCGGCGTTTAAGACGTACTACACCACCGCCGAGCTCTCTGGCGTGACCGACCCGGAGTTGATTCTGACCTTGCGGGCCAAATTGGATGCGCTCGGATACTACGACGAGTACGAGATCCAGCGCGTGGTGAAAGTGGTCCTCGACCCCAAGGCGAAGCAGAAACAGTTAGAAGCGGCCATTACGCCGGTCGCCGATCGCTTACTGAAGCGGTTTAGCGCGGCCAAGGAAGCCTATAAACAGGCCACCGAAGCGAAGGACGAAAAGGCCGCCGAAGAAGCCAAGGACACGATGGAAGCGTTGATGATGTTCCGTGGCGACATTGGCACCTACGTCCGGGCCTACACGTTCCTTTCGCAGATCTTTGATTACGGCAACACCGACTTCGAGAAGCGGGCCATCTTCTTCAAGCAGTTGGTTAGGCTTCTGAAATTCGGCCGCGAGCGCGAAGGGGTCGACCTGTCCGAAGTCACAATGACCCACCACCGGCTATGGAACAAGGGAAAGAGAAGCTTAGGGCTTTCAGCTCATGACGCACCGAAGCTAGACCCACTCACCGAAGCGGGCAGTGGATCGGTTCAAGAGAAAGAAAAGGCCCTGCTGAGTGAGATCATTGAAAAGTTGAATGACCTTTTCGGCGCTGACACGACCGACGGGGACCAACTTTCCTACGCCAATACCGTCGCCGAGAAGGCCCTGGAATCGGAGACCTTACAGAAGCAGGCCGCCAACAACTCGAAAGAGCAATTCGCCAACTCGCCTGACCTGGGCTCCGAGATTATGGAAGCGATCATGGAAAGTATGGAGGTTCAAGAGGAGTTGAGCAAACGAGCGCTGGGCTCCCCAGCCATCCAAGCTGGGCTGCAGCGGATCTTGCTGGAAAAGCTAGGGCTGTATGAAAAGCTGCGGGAACGGGCCAAGGCGGGATAG
- a CDS encoding restriction endonuclease subunit S produces MSSDSWQGDVPSHWRKTSLKYLGEYQNGYAFKPTDWGEIGRPIIRIAQLTSDAAPNLFAGKLDEKLKVEDGDLLFSWSATIDTYIWSSGPSWLNQHIFKVTPSADANKKFLFYLIKHVAPKLADVDAHGSTMRHIKKEDLGERVYVPDIEEQEAIAKFLDAETSKIDALVAEQRRLIELLAEKRQAVISHAVTKGLDPHVRMKPSGIEWLGDVPEHWEVKKIKHSVLSIEQGWSPQCENDPVDSEKQWGVLKVGCVNYGKFNADENKALPTDLEAKPELSIVQGDLLISRANTIELVGSAAVAERDYPNLMLCDKLYRLRLNLNVLLPQFLCHFLTSELAREPIELGASGASPSMKNIAQSVITDLYFAAPDIAEQRRILDSLGSTLSELDHLALQVDQSIALLQERRTALISAAVTGKIDVREFASEETV; encoded by the coding sequence GTGTCCAGCGATTCTTGGCAGGGAGATGTACCGTCTCATTGGCGAAAAACCTCATTAAAATACCTGGGAGAGTATCAAAACGGTTACGCATTCAAACCAACGGACTGGGGTGAGATTGGTCGTCCAATTATTAGGATCGCCCAACTAACGAGCGATGCTGCCCCGAATCTGTTTGCTGGAAAACTCGATGAGAAATTGAAAGTTGAAGATGGCGACCTCCTCTTTTCATGGTCTGCTACGATTGACACTTATATTTGGAGTTCGGGGCCCAGTTGGCTCAATCAGCACATCTTCAAAGTCACGCCATCCGCTGACGCAAATAAGAAATTTCTATTCTATTTGATTAAGCACGTAGCACCAAAGCTCGCCGATGTAGATGCGCACGGGAGCACAATGAGACATATCAAGAAGGAAGATCTTGGGGAACGCGTTTACGTACCAGATATCGAAGAACAAGAAGCCATCGCCAAGTTCCTCGATGCCGAGACCTCGAAGATCGACGCGTTGGTGGCCGAGCAGCGGCGGCTGATTGAGCTGCTCGCCGAAAAGCGTCAGGCGGTCATCAGCCACGCCGTCACCAAAGGCCTCGACCCCCACGTGCGGATGAAACCCTCCGGGATCGAATGGCTGGGGGATGTGCCTGAGCATTGGGAGGTGAAGAAGATCAAACATTCCGTACTTTCAATAGAACAAGGGTGGAGCCCTCAATGTGAAAATGACCCAGTGGATTCGGAGAAACAATGGGGAGTTTTAAAGGTAGGGTGTGTCAATTACGGCAAGTTTAATGCAGATGAAAATAAGGCTCTGCCAACTGATCTTGAGGCGAAGCCTGAGTTGTCAATCGTTCAAGGCGACTTGTTGATATCGAGGGCCAATACAATCGAACTCGTCGGCAGTGCTGCCGTGGCGGAGCGAGATTATCCAAACCTAATGTTGTGCGATAAACTCTATCGCTTGCGTCTAAACTTAAATGTTCTGTTACCTCAGTTTCTTTGCCACTTTTTGACCTCCGAACTGGCTAGAGAACCGATCGAACTCGGCGCCTCGGGCGCTAGTCCATCTATGAAGAATATCGCCCAATCAGTAATTACAGATCTGTATTTCGCTGCCCCAGATATCGCAGAGCAGCGCAGGATCCTCGATTCACTGGGATCAACGCTATCGGAGTTAGACCACTTAGCATTACAAGTGGATCAGTCGATAGCCCTCCTCCAAGAACGCCGCACCGCCCTCATCTCGGCAGCCGTAACTGGCAAGATTGACGTTCGTGAATTTGCTAGTGAGGAGACGGTCTGA
- a CDS encoding HsdM family class I SAM-dependent methyltransferase, giving the protein MITGTVKSQVDKIWNAFWSGGISNGLTVIEQVTYLLFARRLDELQLNKENQANLTGEPIEDPIFTKKQQRLRWSQFKDLDPETKYTLFRDEVFPFIKSLNSRDDSAYAKFMKDAVFVIPSPSLLDRVVDMLDAIPMEDRDTKGDLYEYLLSNLQHQGRNGQFRTPRHIIKMIVELVDPQPTDIIADPASGTCGFLVAAGEYLREHHAKLFHNKKQKEHFRSGMFHGMDFDASMLRIGAMNLMLHGVENPDIKDLDALSQDGAEIRDRYTIVLANPPFKGSLNYEEVAKDLLQVAKTKKTELLFVALFLAQLKTGGRCACIVPDGVLFGSSKAHKDLRQELVEGQKLDGVISMPSGVFKPYAGVSTAVLIFTKTNSGGTDHVWFYDMDADGFSLDDKRDPVDQNDIPDVVARWKKKDPKQDTNRQAKAFFVPKQEIVDAKYDLSINRYKEVAYEEVEYDPPEVILDELEQLEAEIVGDLKTLRGMLG; this is encoded by the coding sequence ATGATCACCGGGACCGTTAAATCACAAGTCGATAAAATCTGGAACGCCTTTTGGTCAGGCGGGATCTCCAACGGGCTGACCGTGATCGAGCAGGTTACCTATCTGCTGTTTGCTCGGCGGTTGGACGAGCTTCAGTTGAACAAGGAGAACCAGGCTAATCTCACCGGCGAGCCGATCGAAGATCCGATCTTCACGAAGAAGCAGCAGCGTTTGCGGTGGTCGCAGTTCAAGGACCTGGACCCGGAAACGAAGTACACCCTCTTTCGGGACGAAGTCTTTCCCTTTATCAAGTCGCTCAACAGCCGCGACGATAGCGCCTACGCCAAGTTCATGAAGGATGCCGTCTTTGTCATTCCTTCGCCGTCGCTGCTGGACCGGGTGGTCGACATGCTCGACGCCATCCCCATGGAAGACCGCGACACGAAGGGGGATTTGTACGAGTACCTGCTGTCGAACCTTCAGCACCAGGGACGCAATGGACAGTTTCGTACGCCGCGGCATATCATCAAGATGATTGTCGAATTGGTCGATCCGCAGCCGACCGATATCATCGCCGACCCAGCCAGCGGGACGTGTGGGTTTCTGGTGGCTGCTGGCGAGTACCTCCGCGAACATCACGCCAAGCTGTTCCACAATAAGAAGCAGAAAGAGCATTTCCGCAGCGGCATGTTCCACGGTATGGACTTCGATGCCTCGATGCTGCGGATCGGGGCGATGAATCTGATGCTGCACGGGGTCGAGAACCCTGACATCAAAGATCTCGATGCCTTGTCGCAGGATGGGGCCGAGATTCGCGATCGTTACACCATCGTCCTGGCCAATCCGCCCTTCAAGGGTTCGCTCAATTACGAAGAGGTCGCCAAAGATCTACTTCAGGTTGCCAAGACGAAGAAGACCGAACTGTTGTTCGTCGCCTTGTTCCTGGCCCAACTGAAGACCGGCGGGCGGTGTGCCTGTATCGTGCCGGACGGGGTACTGTTTGGCAGCAGCAAGGCGCATAAGGATCTGCGGCAGGAACTGGTCGAAGGGCAAAAGCTCGACGGCGTGATCAGCATGCCCAGCGGGGTGTTCAAGCCGTACGCCGGGGTCTCGACCGCCGTGCTGATCTTCACCAAGACCAACTCGGGCGGGACCGATCACGTCTGGTTTTACGACATGGACGCCGACGGTTTCAGCCTAGATGACAAGCGTGATCCGGTCGACCAGAACGACATCCCCGACGTGGTTGCCCGTTGGAAGAAGAAAGACCCCAAACAGGACACCAACCGCCAGGCCAAAGCGTTCTTCGTCCCCAAGCAGGAGATCGTCGACGCCAAGTACGACCTATCGATCAACCGCTACAAGGAAGTCGCCTACGAGGAAGTCGAGTACGACCCGCCCGAGGTGATTCTGGATGAGTTGGAGCAGTTGGAAGCGGAGATTGTTGGTGATTTGAAGACGCTGCGGGGTATGTTGGGATGA
- a CDS encoding putative phage abortive infection protein: MTSDQLNDQNRDHEPDWFKYGWQISLVVIAAFVILAGLQFTMIATVQWLFERDDITAFGISGDFFGAINALFSALAFAAIIITLWMQKYELSQQREELEMTRGVMVQQQQEMREQNELLGKQRFETTFFRMLELHGQVVETLRTTDNANFGRSVVDDMVESILRFVYANEGDPGLTVESSISAYEQWYQRNESAIGHYFRTLYNILSFVSDQQIKDEKTYTRLVRAQLSSSELQLLMFNALGRRGRDKFKPLIEKYTILKHLPQDDILDLLRPEFKPTAFESMDNSSNE, translated from the coding sequence ATGACCAGTGATCAACTGAATGATCAGAATCGCGATCACGAACCGGACTGGTTCAAATATGGATGGCAGATCTCGTTAGTGGTTATCGCTGCATTCGTAATTCTTGCCGGCCTGCAGTTTACCATGATAGCGACTGTTCAATGGCTCTTTGAGAGAGATGATATAACCGCGTTTGGTATCTCTGGGGATTTCTTCGGTGCCATCAATGCCCTTTTCTCTGCCTTGGCGTTTGCAGCCATCATCATCACGTTGTGGATGCAAAAGTACGAGTTATCTCAACAACGTGAAGAATTGGAGATGACACGCGGAGTGATGGTGCAACAGCAGCAGGAGATGAGGGAGCAAAACGAATTGCTTGGGAAGCAGCGATTTGAAACGACTTTTTTTCGGATGCTTGAGTTACATGGCCAAGTTGTTGAGACTCTACGGACAACTGACAATGCAAATTTTGGGCGTTCCGTTGTTGACGATATGGTTGAGTCAATACTCCGATTTGTTTACGCCAACGAAGGTGATCCAGGCCTAACAGTTGAATCAAGCATCAGTGCTTATGAACAGTGGTACCAACGCAATGAATCAGCAATTGGGCATTACTTTCGGACCCTCTACAACATTTTGAGCTTTGTCTCTGACCAGCAGATTAAAGACGAGAAAACATACACACGATTAGTTCGTGCCCAGTTATCCAGTAGCGAACTTCAATTGTTAATGTTCAATGCCCTGGGGAGACGAGGGCGAGATAAATTCAAGCCACTTATTGAGAAGTACACGATTCTAAAACATCTACCTCAGGACGATATACTCGATCTTCTTCGCCCAGAATTCAAACCTACTGCGTTTGAAAGTATGGACAACAGTTCAAATGAGTGA
- a CDS encoding restriction endonuclease subunit S: MKLPAGWTRSTLGDLCRTKPNNGIFRKNAEYESNGEGMPVVWVKELFRGNQIDVEGSRRVKATAQEVNKYGLKYGDVLFCRSSLNVDGIAFNNVYLGDDDKALFECHLIRVSPDLARVFPPYLNLLLRSPSLRAIAISNANTATMTTIDQAALCRIEVDLPPLPEQRRIAAILDQADAIRRKRQKAIELTEKFLKSAFLEMFGDPVTNPKGWKTVNLDSIADIQSGVTKGRRFNGKETVHVPYMRVANVQDGRIVLDEVKEIEVLPSDVEKYLLQKGDVLLTEGGDFDKLGRGAVWHAEIANCIHQNHIFRVRPRDGVISPEYASALIGSGYGKRYFLRAAKQTTGIATINKGQLVEFPVLLPPYKKQLEYEELVETYRALVSRSEHTAKVEHNLFNSLVQRAFRGELSPVEVP, from the coding sequence ATGAAATTACCTGCCGGTTGGACAAGATCAACGCTGGGCGATTTGTGCCGAACGAAGCCCAATAACGGAATCTTCCGAAAGAACGCGGAATATGAATCTAACGGCGAAGGTATGCCCGTCGTTTGGGTTAAAGAATTGTTTCGAGGAAATCAGATCGATGTAGAAGGTTCGCGTCGCGTCAAGGCAACGGCACAGGAGGTGAATAAGTATGGCCTCAAATATGGTGATGTCCTGTTCTGTCGGTCTTCTCTAAACGTAGATGGAATTGCGTTCAATAACGTCTATCTGGGAGATGATGACAAAGCTCTTTTTGAATGCCACTTGATTCGCGTTTCACCTGATCTTGCGCGAGTGTTTCCGCCTTACTTGAATTTGCTGTTGAGGAGCCCTAGCCTTCGAGCAATTGCAATTAGCAATGCCAACACCGCTACGATGACAACGATCGACCAGGCTGCTCTTTGTCGAATTGAAGTCGACCTCCCCCCTCTCCCCGAGCAGCGCCGGATTGCCGCCATTCTCGATCAGGCGGATGCCATCCGGCGGAAACGGCAGAAGGCGATCGAGCTGACCGAGAAGTTCCTGAAGTCAGCCTTCCTGGAGATGTTCGGGGATCCGGTGACGAATCCGAAGGGATGGAAAACAGTCAACCTGGATAGCATCGCCGATATTCAATCCGGCGTTACCAAGGGGCGGCGGTTCAATGGGAAAGAGACCGTGCACGTTCCGTACATGCGAGTCGCCAACGTGCAGGATGGTCGAATCGTACTTGATGAAGTCAAAGAGATTGAAGTGCTTCCGTCGGACGTTGAAAAGTATCTACTCCAGAAGGGAGATGTACTTTTAACGGAAGGTGGAGACTTCGATAAACTTGGGCGTGGTGCTGTATGGCATGCAGAAATTGCGAATTGCATTCATCAAAATCATATCTTTCGCGTAAGGCCTCGCGATGGGGTAATTTCGCCCGAGTACGCAAGCGCTTTAATCGGAAGCGGATATGGAAAGCGCTACTTTCTGCGAGCAGCCAAGCAAACTACGGGGATCGCGACTATCAATAAAGGGCAACTCGTGGAGTTTCCTGTGCTTTTACCTCCGTACAAGAAGCAACTTGAATACGAAGAACTCGTTGAAACTTACAGAGCTTTAGTTTCACGTAGCGAGCACACCGCGAAAGTTGAACACAACCTTTTCAACTCCCTAGTCCAACGCGCCTTCCGCGGAGAACTCTCCCCCGTCGAGGTCCCCTGA
- a CDS encoding DUF4357 domain-containing protein — protein MIAKLFRCCRVCGCDGSGELVEDGFVVREGSKSRIELTPSAPDSVKSNRQRLLDSGVIEERDGVYVYLQDYLFPSPSAAAQVVLGASANGWTEWKDKSGATLSEVHRDAADEGND, from the coding sequence ATGATTGCGAAGTTATTCCGCTGTTGCCGAGTTTGCGGGTGCGATGGCTCGGGGGAACTGGTGGAAGATGGGTTTGTTGTCCGAGAGGGGAGCAAGTCGCGGATTGAGTTGACGCCGTCGGCGCCCGATTCGGTCAAATCGAATCGACAGCGTCTGCTCGATTCTGGCGTGATCGAAGAGCGGGACGGCGTTTATGTCTATTTGCAGGACTACCTGTTCCCATCCCCCAGCGCCGCAGCCCAGGTAGTTCTGGGGGCTAGTGCCAACGGTTGGACGGAATGGAAAGATAAGTCAGGAGCAACGTTAAGCGAAGTTCACCGAGACGCAGCAGACGAGGGAAACGATTAG
- a CDS encoding DUF5655 domain-containing protein: MSDIKLFRTDGQHVTQLEGQSVALEKSLQTLIERHLDVFLGVSFLASEYSTGKTHGGRIDTLGIDENGCPCIIEYKRASNENVINQGLFYLDWLLDHKGEFELLVLKTLGATEADSIEWSGPRLLCIAGSFTKYDSHAVQQINRNIELIRYLRFGEEFLLLDMVNAVQATGSIEDEVVIAPGKPKAKTRDKMVSEQLADASTDLLDLYEQLKATCLSFGDDVQVKVLKLYVAFKRLKNFVTVDGRAASGMLNLYVKVDPQTVDLEEGFTRDVTNIGHWGTGDLEIVLRNQDDLAKALPLLQASYEGS; this comes from the coding sequence ATGAGTGACATCAAACTATTCCGCACCGATGGCCAGCACGTGACGCAGTTGGAAGGGCAATCGGTGGCCCTCGAAAAGTCGCTACAGACACTGATCGAGCGGCACCTGGATGTGTTTTTGGGGGTTAGCTTTCTGGCCTCGGAGTACTCGACCGGCAAGACGCACGGCGGGCGGATCGATACGCTAGGGATCGACGAAAACGGCTGCCCCTGCATCATCGAATACAAACGGGCCAGCAACGAAAACGTGATCAACCAAGGGCTGTTCTACCTAGACTGGCTGCTGGACCACAAAGGAGAGTTCGAACTGCTGGTCCTGAAGACCCTGGGAGCCACGGAGGCCGACAGCATCGAATGGTCCGGGCCACGGCTGTTGTGCATCGCCGGCAGCTTCACCAAGTACGACAGCCACGCCGTCCAGCAAATCAACCGCAACATCGAGCTCATCCGCTACCTCCGCTTCGGCGAAGAGTTTTTGTTGTTGGACATGGTCAACGCAGTGCAGGCAACCGGTTCAATTGAGGACGAGGTGGTTATCGCGCCCGGCAAGCCAAAGGCCAAGACCCGCGATAAGATGGTCAGCGAACAACTGGCTGACGCTTCGACCGATCTTTTGGACCTGTATGAACAGTTGAAAGCGACCTGCCTCAGCTTCGGCGACGATGTACAAGTCAAGGTATTGAAGCTATACGTCGCATTCAAACGCCTGAAGAACTTCGTGACGGTCGACGGGCGAGCAGCCTCAGGGATGCTCAACCTATACGTGAAGGTCGACCCACAGACCGTAGACCTGGAAGAAGGCTTCACCCGCGACGTCACCAACATCGGACACTGGGGTACAGGTGACCTGGAAATCGTACTGAGAAACCAAGACGACCTGGCTAAAGCCCTACCCCTTTTGCAGGCCAGTTATGAAGGATCGTAG